Proteins from one Loktanella sp. M215 genomic window:
- a CDS encoding amidase codes for MTTPSNSDTVKSGVPDLATLSVAVIRDGLDAGTFSAEALTEACIAQINSLNGTYNAIIFHNQDAALETARSIDRRRAAGETLGALAGVPVVVKDPMDMKGFPSTAGWRLLYSGAGGIDLMPDRDSPVVARLRAADAVILGKTNVPILSWTGTHANDSWAGPTINPAIEDRAPGGSSAGTAAAVATHMCVFGLAEETGGSIQNPASAQGLVGIKPTIGLVPNAGVVPLSGNRDVVGPIARTVTDAALGLDAIAGFTTEDPKTLASVDKIPEGGYAAGLTLDGLKGKRLGLYGPGWRQDKLSSEAATLYGRAKPELEQLGAVLVEDPFSGTDFATLRQITPGTPFFDGRGLESIAYDMTCYLQRLGPNAAIKTWAEFMDATKAEDPLAEGAILGYLNALPDFVEAVKSPGLPPDLPEFTAIKRKYLRLFEEVFQRHQLDGLVYPQMLQELPGLHSGDAILETTVGELNIAGIPGVTVPAGYYSSGAPFELIFLGLQWSEAKLIQCAYAYEQGTQHHKAAV; via the coding sequence ATGACGACGCCTTCCAATTCCGATACTGTCAAATCCGGCGTCCCCGATCTGGCGACACTGAGCGTGGCGGTCATTCGTGATGGGCTCGATGCCGGGACATTCAGTGCCGAGGCATTGACCGAAGCCTGCATCGCCCAGATCAATTCATTGAATGGGACGTATAACGCCATCATTTTCCACAATCAGGATGCGGCGCTGGAGACGGCTCGTTCGATTGACCGCAGGCGCGCGGCAGGGGAAACCTTGGGGGCTCTGGCCGGGGTGCCTGTGGTGGTCAAAGATCCGATGGATATGAAGGGGTTCCCTTCGACGGCAGGGTGGCGGCTGCTTTATTCTGGCGCCGGAGGCATAGATCTGATGCCGGACCGTGACAGTCCGGTGGTCGCCAGATTGCGTGCGGCCGATGCCGTCATCTTGGGAAAGACCAACGTGCCGATCCTCAGTTGGACAGGCACCCATGCCAATGACAGCTGGGCCGGTCCGACGATCAATCCTGCGATTGAGGACCGGGCACCTGGTGGTTCGAGTGCAGGCACGGCAGCGGCAGTGGCGACCCATATGTGCGTCTTCGGGCTTGCTGAGGAAACGGGTGGGTCAATTCAGAATCCCGCATCGGCACAAGGACTGGTCGGGATCAAACCGACGATTGGTCTGGTTCCAAATGCCGGTGTTGTGCCGTTGTCGGGCAATCGGGATGTTGTCGGACCCATCGCCCGCACGGTCACAGATGCAGCATTGGGATTGGATGCAATCGCGGGGTTTACGACCGAAGATCCCAAGACTCTCGCGTCGGTCGACAAGATCCCGGAAGGCGGCTACGCCGCCGGGCTCACCCTGGATGGCTTGAAGGGCAAGCGCTTGGGCCTGTATGGCCCTGGATGGCGTCAGGACAAGTTGTCATCCGAAGCCGCGACGCTTTACGGGCGTGCCAAGCCCGAGCTGGAACAGCTTGGTGCGGTTCTTGTCGAGGATCCTTTTTCAGGAACCGATTTCGCGACGCTCCGCCAGATCACGCCTGGCACGCCATTCTTCGATGGGCGCGGATTGGAATCCATCGCCTATGACATGACCTGCTATCTGCAGCGGCTTGGACCGAACGCGGCGATCAAGACATGGGCAGAGTTCATGGACGCCACGAAGGCCGAAGATCCACTCGCGGAGGGGGCGATCCTTGGCTACCTCAACGCGCTTCCGGACTTCGTCGAGGCCGTCAAATCGCCTGGGCTCCCGCCAGATTTACCCGAGTTCACCGCGATCAAGCGAAAATACCTGCGCTTGTTTGAAGAGGTCTTTCAGCGGCACCAGTTGGATGGTCTTGTCTACCCGCAGATGCTTCAAGAATTGCCCGGCTTGCATTCGGGTGACGCCATCCTCGAAACCACCGTCGGCGAGCTGAACATTGCGGGGATTCCAGGGGTGACCGTTCCTGCGGGATACTACTCTTCTGGCGCACCATTTGAATTGATCTTTCTTGGGCTCCAGTGGAGTGAAGCGAAATTGATCCAATGTGCATATGCGTATGAGCAGGGAACGCAGCATCATAAAGCGGCCGTCTGA